The candidate division KSB1 bacterium nucleotide sequence CAGACATTGCGGCAAGCTCGAAAGCGCTTTGAATCTCTTTCGGCCCTTTATTGTATTCCTGCAGTCCCGCTTTGGTAATGGTCGGCAAGGCGGCATTGGAAATCATGCACAAGTCAACTGCGCTCGAAACCTTTCCGCTCTGTATGAATTCGATGATTTTATTAACAAATTTCGTTGTATCAATGCGATTTTTCACATTGATAAAAATAAATCGCTCAACGATAATTGCCAGACCAATAATCAAAGTTGCAAGGATGACGTACATAAAAGGTCCGCCGGTTTTAAAGGCAAGATTAATGTATTCCAATTTTGATACCTCCTGTTTTAATTGTTAAATCTTCTCTTCAGAAAAAAAATTCAAAATCTCAAATTCAAATGAATACAAAACTTTTCTTCAATCACTACCTTTAATTTTATATTTTTTGGCCATTTGAATTTGTGTAGGAATTCGGATTTGGTGTTTCGGATTTGCTTTGATCGCCTGACTTGAAGTTTACCTTCCCGGTTTCACAATCTCTTTTCGAATTTGATCAATTTCAATCTTGCGGAAAATCTCTTTAAAAAACGACCGATCGATTTGAATGTCGTCCACAGTCGGGTTTTTGCCCGGAATGATAAACACGGTCTGCGGCTTTTCGATCCTCCCTAAAATCTCAATTTTATCAAGAAATATCTTTACATCTGATTTCTTAGTTTCCAAATCGAGAGCAACGGCTTTTTGAATACTATCTTGTTTCACAGTAACTTCTTGCGCAAAGGAAGGCATTGCTACCAACCCCATCAAAATAAAAACGAAAACCATAGATAATTTTATTTGCAAAGAACGTCTGTTCAAGAACCGGCCTCCTGACTTAATTTCACTTGAGTAACTCCGAGCTCGGTGCTTAACGCCTCAACTCGTTTTTTACTCTCCAAAACCCAATTATTTTTAATGTTGTTTTCCGCCGCTTGTTTTAAGTTTGCCTGATAGGCTTCAAGTGCTTTTTCTTTAAAAGGTACAACCGTTTTCCATAATTTGTCATCATATTTTTTCAAATCTTCGCCGGATAAACCTCTGGGACGCGGTGATTTAAACACGGCATCGGCGAAAGCCTCAAAGGTCGCGCCTATTTTATAGGATGAAGCTGTCGTCCAATCCGCTACTTTAAATTTAGCAGCTTCGGTGTAGGCTTTGATCGCTTTTGTAAACGCCAACCTTTTTCGTTTGAGATTCCGTTTCAGGGGAGGTTTGAGCTTGATTTTATCAAAAGATTTGAAAGAAATTTCAGCAATCATGAACTGCGCGTTGGCCGGAATATAACTTTCCACGGCGATATTTTGCCCAACAAATTTTTTATGAGCATCGATCACAAATCCAAAATCTATTAATGCAATTTCATTCAAGTTTTGATTATAAGCAATTTCGCCTCGTCTGAAAGCGGCTTCCATATAGCGATCAGGGTCATCCGCATAACTGATGGTGTATTCCTGAAAATAGCTTCTGGCTCTATCGAAATCACCGACGTTTTCATAACATTTGGCCGCAAAAAACAAGCTCTTTGCAGCGTACCTCGAGTTTTGATCGTGTTTATACAAGGCTAAATAGTTCGTCGCGGCTCGCTGCCAATTTTCAAGATCTTCGCTTAAAACGCCCGCTTTAAAAAAGGATTCATCAATAAGCTGCGACTCAGAAAATTGCAGCGACATCATTTCGTAGAGTTCGATAGCTTTATTTTTATTACCAAGATTTTCATATTGCAGTGCAGCTTCAAATAATGCTCGTTCTGCGATTGCCGGATCTGCGGTCAAGCTTGAGATTTTCTCGAACTCTCTTGCGGCAAGAGTACTGTCCCCGTTTTGCAAATGCATCTCAGCGTTTTTGAATCTCGATGAGGCAATCATTTTGTTCGCTTTAGAAACATACTGTGAAGAATCCGGAAATAGCCGGACAACGGTCTGAAACAATGAATCTGCCTGTAAATAATTCTCCTGTTTAAAATCGCATTGAGCCATCATCATGTAGGCCTGTGGCACCAAAGGATTCGAAGGCGAATGGTCCACAACTTTTCGGTAGACCTCCCTTGCCAAAGAAACGTACTCAAGCTCGTAGAGAATTTGAGCATAATTCATTAAAACCTCGGGGAGCTTGGGACTCCCGGAATGGAACAGGTAAAAATCGTTGCAGGCTTGCAGTAACTGCGCCTGGTTGCTACTTAAAACATCTATTACATCTAATTTTTCTAGCGACTTACCGAGAAAGTTGAACAGGAAAAATTCCTTCGAATCGACTATTCCGTCATTATGCAGGAGATGATTATAAGCGAGCACACGGTTGTAAGCTGAGGTATCGCGAAATTCCGAATCGGGATATTTTAAGATTAAATCGTAGTAAGACTCGGCGGCCTCAACGAACTTTCCAATTTCGTAAAAACATTCAGCGAGGTAAAATTGTACTTTGTGGGCTCTTTCAGAGGACTCAAATTTTTCAATGAATTCTTTATATTTATTAATCGCCAACTCATAAGCTGCACTCTTTTCAGATTGCCGCGCTCTTTCATGGGCTTCGGAACCGAGAGTGTACAAAAACTCCTCAGCAATGTCTAAGATTTCCTGCCGAACTTCGCCCTTCGGAATTTGCTTTAACCACGGACTGCCCGGACCATACTGGTCAACTAATTTTTCTCTTTCTGCGTCAGCCCTGCCTTTTGCACCGGCTAATTCATAATTATCAACAATTGTTTTCTGGAATATTGCTGCTTTTGGTTTATTCGGATAAAAACCAATAAGAACATTCAGAGTTTCGATGGCATCTTCATAAAAATTTCGCTTTTGGAAAATCTCCGCCAGATGCAGCAATATCTGTTCTGTGAAATCTTTATCTTTATATTCCTTTAAGAATTCACCCGCCTTAGCAGCGCCACCAAATTCAGCAAAATTAATTGAGACATTCTTGATGGCTTCACTGCGTAAATCAGCCTTTGTTTTTCCCAGTTCGGTTTCAAGGCGTTCTAATAATTCCGAGTCCTCAATCAGAAATAAAAACGTTGCGATGGATTGAGAAAAATCGTCCACGTTGTAGTAGCACCATCCCAATTTATACAACGCCATATCAAAGTATGGACTGTCCCAACTGTTCAGGAGACGGTCGTAATAAACGACTGCTTTATTATATACTTTTTTTTCAAAATAGTGCTCGCCCAATCGAAAATAGGACTCCTCGAGAAGCTGCTTGTCATTTGTTTCTTCGGCGAGTTGATCAAAATACTCCATGGCCTTCTTTTCACTTCCCGCTTCAAGCCGGCAATAAGCAATTCTATACATGACTTTGTCGCGAAAGCCGACATTTGGAAATTTTTGCAGCAACTCCTCAGCCAGTTTAATGGCAGCCCTGTAATCGATTCGCGGAAGGCCAGGCTCCTTTTTCAGCAGCCCTTTTTCAAAATTCTTCTCCTCTTCTTCAAAAACCAGCATCTCCCGTTGGAATTTTAGGACCGAACGTTTTGCGTAAAGCTCGACAAGCTGGAACATGACGTTCGGGGTAAAATTACTTTCAGGATACTTGGCAAGCAGCTCCTCAGACCCTTTTATAGCTTCGGTTAAATTACGAAACTGCTTAATGTCCTGGCCGGGAGATTCCTGGCTGTGCAAAGTGGAAAAAAATAAAACAAAGCTCAAAATCAGGAAGCAGACAACTGAGATTTTATGATTTTCAAGAATCATATTAGACGGTTTTCAAAATTTCTATTTAGTAGAATTCGCCGCATCAGTAACGGAACTCACCAGAAGTTCCGGGGTTAGCCCTCCCGAAGTGTGGCCACTTTCCTAGCTTTCATTGAGGGACGGTTTTCAAAAAAAGTGCTCTGGCTTTGCCATAATCAGCATAAGCCCGCCAGTCCCTGTTGATTTGGTCTTTATCAATCTGCTTTTTCAGACTTAGTAAAGAGTTTTTCAGGGTCTCAAAATTTCGACGTTCTTTCCCAAGGGTTTCATATAATGCCTGGCTTTTCTCTTCCATCTCCTTTTGGTCTACCGAGATAAAATCCATTGAACCGTTGCTTGTAGTAGTGAGCGTCCTTTCAAGTAAAAGCCGTGATTCCAAAACGAGCAACTCTGAATTCAGTTCCTCCAATAGCTTTTCTTGAATTACCAACTCCTGACTCGATTGCTCAAGCTTGGCTGCGTAATCAGTTGGTTTTGGCTTTTTCTTAGTTATTTCGTTGTACTCCTTAACCGCAAAATCATAATAGCCGAGTTTCAAATAACATTGACCAATTACAAAGTGAGCTTCTTCCAGGTTAAAGTAACTTGGATAATTTGTCACAAGGCCGCTTAGAGCGCTTAGTGTAGCCTGGTAATCCTGTAACTTTAGCGCCGACCAACCGATTGCCAAAAGAACTTCCGGATAATCATAAAACTCCGGCGAAATAACCCGCAAAAAATCAAGTGCTTTTTTATAACTTGATAACTCAAAATAAATATAACCTACCGTCAACCGGGCAGAATTAATTAATTCCCGACGTTCAGGAGTCTTAGCAGAAACCTGTGTGACGGTTATGAAATTGGTTAAGGCTTCTCTTATATTTTTTTTTTTAAGTTCATGAGGGCGACTGAGTACAACCCGAATGGATAAAAATTGCTCTTTTGTTTGATTCGGTTCAAAATATTTAACGATAGATTGTAATCTTCCAGTAGAAAATAAGTTTGTCCGGCATAATAGCGTGATTCGTCAATTCCTTTTTGATCAGAGTAATGTGATTCAAGGGCTTTGTAAAATTTTAGACTTGTCTGGTAATCCTTTTTTTGGTAGCAAACTTTTTGCAGTCCAAGAATGGCCTCCGCTACCAAAGGCGTTTTCGAATAGGTTTTTAGCAAATGCCGCAGCATCTTATCCGCGCTTTCATACATCCTCATTTCATAAAAGCAATTTGCCAGCAGATATGTTACTTCGTCGGATTTTGTAAACTCCGGATGAAAATCGAGAACCGCGAGCAAATCAACCGCACTTGTCCGATACACTTTCTGTTTAAATTTCTTGGCTGCGGATTTGTGCAGTTTCTTGGCAGCATCTTCGAGCTCCTCGCTCGTCATCTCTTGTTGAATAATTGAGACCGCAAATGTCTTATTGGAATCCAGTGCTGCAATTTGGAAAGCAAAGGAATTACCGGCAGTACAAAAAATAACTCCCAGAAAGCAGAAGCCCGGGATGTGGAAGTTTTGGCGACAGAATTCCATATATCTTTTATTTATTTTTTTTAGTTCCTTTTTCTAAGCTCTTACGCTTTTCATTTAAATTCTGATCAACATTTTGTCTTTTTTTCTTGAGAGCTTCCAGTGCTTTGCTCTCTTTTTTGCGATCGATTTTTGTTTCTTTGGCGGCGTAACCGTGAACTTTGTCCATTTTAAAATGATAGGTTAATCCGGTAATGATTTTCCAGTCGGCATATTTATGAACCGGCCCTGGGTAACTTTCCAAACCGCGGCTCAAACCAATATCCAAACCAAAATCAACAATAAGGTTAAGCGGCCCTAAAAATTTAAACCCCTGGGTTAGCCTCATAGAGTTGTCACCAAATTTAATAGCGTTATTGTTTAAAAAAAATTCTCCTGTATATTCAGTATAAATTATAAAAGGGGATGCGGAAAACTTAAACCCAAACCCAAAAAGAACTTGATCTGTATCACCCTTAGACAGTAGAGTTTCAATATTGTGATCCAAATAACCGAAATTTGCGTGTATCTTAAGCGGGAGTTTTCCGAAAGAATTAGTCAAATCAAAAGAGAGCAACCCCATGATCCCCCAGGCAACTTGATCTGAAGAATATGGCTCAAGTGGTGCATTGTGCTGAAGCGCGGTTGGTAGAATAAACAATCCTCTCAATCCGGCCGAGAATCGTGAACTTGCCAGGGGCAAGCGCCATTTAATTCCCAATTGTGTATCGCCTGGCGGCCCCCAATTGTGTTTTTGATCGTCTTGATAAGGGACAACCAGCGCCGTCAGTTCTACGTTGTTGGTGACTCCGTAGGTCAAACCCAGGTTTAAAGTCTGATCTTTTCCCAAACTTCTAAAAAATGACAGATAAGACCAATTCAGGAAAATCGAGCCTGCCTGGATGGTCTGCGCGGAAAAAACCCGAAACATGCCACGTCCGCCGGCAAAGGTTGTTTGCGAAAACGCTGGAGCCACTAGTGTAAAAATTACAAAACTTGTTGAAAAAATTCGAAAAAGAAAACGCATATAATATAGAAAAAGAAATTTCGTTTAAAGAATCCTTAAGACATTGGTGGAAAGTGTATCAATATACATGCCAGGAATGATTTACGAGAACCTTTTTTCCAAAATTCCTGCAAGCGGATAAGTGATACAAACCACTAAAATACCGGCAATTGGATCGACTGCATAATGATACTGCAAATAGACAACTGACACCGTCAAAGCCAGAGTTAGCGGGAGAAGGGTCAAGCCCAGCCACTTTTTAAAACGAAACATATAAATCAAGACGACCCATACTGCGGCCACGTGTGAACTGGGAAAGGCAGCTCCTGAAATCGAAGCGGCGTCTTGAATGGATTTAACGAATTTATCGAATATAAAAACATACTCGCGATCTAAATGCAAAGATGCCAGGGTTTCATGCGGTCCTCGGGCGCCCAAAAACAAGTATAAAAAATAGCAAGTCAACAAGGTGAAAGATAATCTGAAAACGAAAGAAAAATAAAGAGATTTATCTTTTTGAAAATATAAAGTGAAGCCCGAAATCGGAAAGAGAATGTAGTAAGACCAATATGAAAATGCCATCAATTCCGTTAACCAGGGCCGGTAAAATTGCTGCACCCAAACTGTTGGATGAGTCCCAAAAACTATTAAATCCCAGTTGATTAAATGAGATTCCAGCCAGAACGGGAATAGTATATTGATAACAAGCGCTATTTCCTTAAACACAAACGTGAAAATAAAAAAAGGGTAGCAGTCTCGGAAGAACGTTAGGATTTTGGAGGATTTTCTATCGGCGAGCCGAATGTAGTAAATCAAACCCACGATAAATGCAAAATTGCCCAAGACAAAAAACGGCCAATTTTCAACCCCTTGATGGAAAAAAATCAGAAGAATTGCTACAGCGCTAAGGTGTATACTGATGGCAATATCGACCAGTCGAAGGTGGCTTAGGAGACGGTGGTTTGAAACACCTTTGTTTTTCTCTGCAGGTTTCGCACTTTCGGCTTCAGAACTTCTTTCAACAAACATAAATTTGAAGGCAGACAGTTGATTATCTTGCTAATTTAAAGCTCTAATTTTACAAAAAGTTAGAGTAAAATGCAAGGTGAATGTTGTCTGAATCCTGTGCTGAAAACTTTAGGAATGAGGTTGAATGCGGATTACAACAAATGTGGAAATGAGATGGCTTTCATTTTCCTTAATTCTGGAAAAGAATGGTAGACAGTATATCGAGTTTACTCAATCACTTCAAACTTTTCAAAGCATTGGTAGCCAAATTGGCTTGCCGCTTTTATTTGATCGGGAGCGCCATACCAGGTTTCGAACCCCTCCTGCTTTGCTTTCCACTCACAGTCCCAATTGAAAGAAATTTTTGTCTGGTTGGGGCCAAAAGTAAGCGTGCCAACATACCCTGAACAGGAAGAAGCCCCCTGAATATCAACTTCGCTAATTTGCTCATTCCGATACGCTTCCAGGAGTTTCATCAGGACTCGCTGAACTTTGACTTTCGGAGAGCCAAGGGAATATTTAATCAACTGCGCTTCTCTGCCATCGGCAAAATCTTGAACGGCATTCTTAAAGGCATCTGAGGCCTTGCTGTTTTCTAAAAGGGTTTTTAACTTAGTCTCACTCATCTTCCACAGGTTCATTTGGGTTAAGACTTTCCATAAACCGGAATCACTGCACCGTTAATATCGCCGGCCGCCTCAGAACATAAAAACAAAATAGTTTCTGCAATCATTTCCGGTTTCACCCAGTTATCAAAAATGGCAGCCGGCATGGCATTGCGGTTGTCAGAAGTATCGATGATACTCGGAATAACCACATTGGCGGTGATATTCTGCTCGCGCCCCTCTTCCGCCAAAGCTTCGGTAAAATTAATCAAACCGGCTTTTGAAGCGGAGTAGGCAGACATTCCGGAAACCGCCTTTACGCCGCCTTTGGCGCCAATTGTAATAATTCTACCTGATTTTTGTTTGATCATGACCGGCAAAATATTTCGGCAATTGAAAAATACCGATTTCAAATTCAGGTTCATCATCTTATCCCATTGCTCTTCGCTTGTTTCAACAATGGAGACGCCGCCCAAAAATCCGCCGACCAGGTTAACTAATATATCGATTCTTCCATGATTTTCTAAAACTTCTTTGACCATTTTTTGAACACTTGCCTCATTCAGAACATCAGTCTTGATTGCAACCAACTCCTGAGTTACTTTCGATTTAAGTGTTTCAAGACTCGATTCTCTGCTGTACAACGCCACAACTTTAGCTCCGGCAGCGAAGAGGGTTTGTGTAACTGCCGTACCGAGTGCACCGGTACTCCCGGAAATGACCGCTACTTTATCTTTAAGATTCATCGAAGGTTGATTACTTTAAATTAATGCCTACGAATGTCATTTCAATGGATGAGGCCACTCCCGCTACCGCTAATCATTTGGCTCTTGAAGCAGGGTCAAAATATTGCCGTCCGGATCTCGAAAATGAATCATGAGACCTCCCCAAAACTGCCTTACGGGAGGGTGCGTAAATTCAACTCCTTTCCCTTGTAACTTTCGATAGGTTTCAGCAATATCTGATACAGCGAACGATAGACCAACAAACCGGCCTACCAGTTCTTGCGCTTCAGCTTCATTTGGATAGAACTGTTCTAAAACAAATTTTGTTTCACCAGTCAAGAATGAAGCCAGCAGCCCTTTTCAGCCACCATACGCTTCTAAATCAAATCCAAAAATATTGACAAAAAAATCTTTTGAACGATGAAAATCTGTGGTAAAGATCCGCACAGCGCTGATCTTGTAAGGAATATCATCCTTCATTTTTCAGCTAACAAAACTTTCTCAACAAACAACGGTAAAAGCCGGTAAGTTTCCCTGGATTCTCGATATGAGTTTCTAATCAAGTCAGCATCCATGCGGGTTTTTTCATTTGTATATTGGTCAATATAAATTTCAAAGCGCTCGCGGTTTTGTGCCATGGTTAACTCGGGATGGAATTGCGTCGCATAAATTGGTTTGTTTTCGATTTTATAAGCTTGACAAGGCGCTTTAGCGCTAAATGCCAGATTCACAGCTCCGTTTGGCAGTTTTTCAGCCCGATCCTTATGTCCAACTTGACCGTAAAATCGTTGTGGCAATTGGCCAAACACCGGATCAGATTTTCCCTCATCCGTCAACTGCATTTCATAAGTTCCCACTTCTGCATTCTTGGCATCCCGGATCACGTTTCCTCCCAACGCTTGACACAAAGCCTGAAATCCAAAGCAAGATGCAAACATCGGAAAGCCTGCCTCACAAACATCACCAAGAAATTCAAATAATGGTTTAAGAAAGGAATGTCCATCCATTACCCCAAAATCTCCAGAGCCGCCTACTAATATCGCATCGGTTTGTTCGAATAGCTTTGTCTGGGGTAATTCTTCGAGAAGATTTACGTCGGTTACAATAGAACCGGGAGAGTTCAGGGCTTGATAAAAGCACTGAATTTCCTGTTCACGCATGGGATCCTGAGGATTGCGGCATTGGATGAGCGTAAATCTCAGGTTCTCCATCCCGGGGCGGATTAAAGCGACTCTTCCAGAATACGTCGTTTTTCTTGGCGGGAAGTGCGAGAGGAGGTTGTTGCCCCATAAGCGTATTGTTTGAAATACTCAATTCTTTGTGCCAATTCGAGCGGCACAATTTTTCGAACACGCTTCTTTTTAAATCCGGAATTGACTTCCTCAGAACTGATGATCCCTGACCAGATCAAATTCTTCTCTAATGCTTTTAACATAAGTGGTTTCAGCGCTTCGTCGCGAAGATCCATAAGCTCACTTACCAATAAGCCAATAAATTCAGAATCTTCGTTTTCCGATTTCAAAAGTTCTGTAAATATCTCAGAAACGGTACGCTTCTTCGCTTGGAAATTCAAAGCAATTTGAATCAATGCAGTACAAACTGCAAGCCGGGCAAAGCAGTTGTGTTCTTTATTTAGGACGAACCCTTGCAACTTTTCTAACTGATTCTGGCCCAGCAAATAAACGATTTCCCAAATATCTTCATTTAGAAAATCGTGAAGCCAGTAATCCAAAGTTTCCTGCTTTTGTGAGAAAAATTCCAAAATGGCGTCAAGGGAATCTTCCGAACGCAGGTGGGCTAATAAATAAAGTGAATAAGCAGGTACAAACCGGCCCGGGTTTCCGGGTATTTTCAAATCAATTCCAGTGCTCTTACTTGCAGCATCCTTTAGAATGCGTTCTAAATGTGGAACCGTTTGAGAACCAAAAGATAAAATTTCATCAATTTGACTCTCATCGATCCATTTATCATTTAAACGAAACTTTTTGACAATCTGGTCTATGTTAAGTTTTCCACCCTGTTTCATTTGGCCTCCAATCCTTGTACAATCAAGGCATCTACCTTCATAAAACGACTAAACTTATCCGTGCCAATTGG carries:
- a CDS encoding tetratricopeptide repeat protein translates to MILENHKISVVCFLILSFVLFFSTLHSQESPGQDIKQFRNLTEAIKGSEELLAKYPESNFTPNVMFQLVELYAKRSVLKFQREMLVFEEEEKNFEKGLLKKEPGLPRIDYRAAIKLAEELLQKFPNVGFRDKVMYRIAYCRLEAGSEKKAMEYFDQLAEETNDKQLLEESYFRLGEHYFEKKVYNKAVVYYDRLLNSWDSPYFDMALYKLGWCYYNVDDFSQSIATFLFLIEDSELLERLETELGKTKADLRSEAIKNVSINFAEFGGAAKAGEFLKEYKDKDFTEQILLHLAEIFQKRNFYEDAIETLNVLIGFYPNKPKAAIFQKTIVDNYELAGAKGRADAEREKLVDQYGPGSPWLKQIPKGEVRQEILDIAEEFLYTLGSEAHERARQSEKSAAYELAINKYKEFIEKFESSERAHKVQFYLAECFYEIGKFVEAAESYYDLILKYPDSEFRDTSAYNRVLAYNHLLHNDGIVDSKEFFLFNFLGKSLEKLDVIDVLSSNQAQLLQACNDFYLFHSGSPKLPEVLMNYAQILYELEYVSLAREVYRKVVDHSPSNPLVPQAYMMMAQCDFKQENYLQADSLFQTVVRLFPDSSQYVSKANKMIASSRFKNAEMHLQNGDSTLAAREFEKISSLTADPAIAERALFEAALQYENLGNKNKAIELYEMMSLQFSESQLIDESFFKAGVLSEDLENWQRAATNYLALYKHDQNSRYAAKSLFFAAKCYENVGDFDRARSYFQEYTISYADDPDRYMEAAFRRGEIAYNQNLNEIALIDFGFVIDAHKKFVGQNIAVESYIPANAQFMIAEISFKSFDKIKLKPPLKRNLKRKRLAFTKAIKAYTEAAKFKVADWTTASSYKIGATFEAFADAVFKSPRPRGLSGEDLKKYDDKLWKTVVPFKEKALEAYQANLKQAAENNIKNNWVLESKKRVEALSTELGVTQVKLSQEAGS
- a CDS encoding phosphatase PAP2 family protein, with the protein product MFVERSSEAESAKPAEKNKGVSNHRLLSHLRLVDIAISIHLSAVAILLIFFHQGVENWPFFVLGNFAFIVGLIYYIRLADRKSSKILTFFRDCYPFFIFTFVFKEIALVINILFPFWLESHLINWDLIVFGTHPTVWVQQFYRPWLTELMAFSYWSYYILFPISGFTLYFQKDKSLYFSFVFRLSFTLLTCYFLYLFLGARGPHETLASLHLDREYVFIFDKFVKSIQDAASISGAAFPSSHVAAVWVVLIYMFRFKKWLGLTLLPLTLALTVSVVYLQYHYAVDPIAGILVVCITYPLAGILEKRFS
- a CDS encoding SDR family oxidoreductase, which codes for MNLKDKVAVISGSTGALGTAVTQTLFAAGAKVVALYSRESSLETLKSKVTQELVAIKTDVLNEASVQKMVKEVLENHGRIDILVNLVGGFLGGVSIVETSEEQWDKMMNLNLKSVFFNCRNILPVMIKQKSGRIITIGAKGGVKAVSGMSAYSASKAGLINFTEALAEEGREQNITANVVIPSIIDTSDNRNAMPAAIFDNWVKPEMIAETILFLCSEAAGDINGAVIPVYGKS
- a CDS encoding VOC family protein, which gives rise to MTGETKFVLEQFYPNEAEAQELVGRFVGLSFAVSDIAETYRKLQGKGVEFTHPPVRQFWGGLMIHFRDPDGNILTLLQEPND
- a CDS encoding type 1 glutamine amidotransferase; translation: MENLRFTLIQCRNPQDPMREQEIQCFYQALNSPGSIVTDVNLLEELPQTKLFEQTDAILVGGSGDFGVMDGHSFLKPLFEFLGDVCEAGFPMFASCFGFQALCQALGGNVIRDAKNAEVGTYEMQLTDEGKSDPVFGQLPQRFYGQVGHKDRAEKLPNGAVNLAFSAKAPCQAYKIENKPIYATQFHPELTMAQNRERFEIYIDQYTNEKTRMDADLIRNSYRESRETYRLLPLFVEKVLLAEK
- a CDS encoding DUF1186 domain-containing protein, with product MKQGGKLNIDQIVKKFRLNDKWIDESQIDEILSFGSQTVPHLERILKDAASKSTGIDLKIPGNPGRFVPAYSLYLLAHLRSEDSLDAILEFFSQKQETLDYWLHDFLNEDIWEIVYLLGQNQLEKLQGFVLNKEHNCFARLAVCTALIQIALNFQAKKRTVSEIFTELLKSENEDSEFIGLLVSELMDLRDEALKPLMLKALEKNLIWSGIISSEEVNSGFKKKRVRKIVPLELAQRIEYFKQYAYGATTSSRTSRQEKRRILEESL